A single genomic interval of Koleobacter methoxysyntrophicus harbors:
- the secD gene encoding protein translocase subunit SecD, translated as MNTKNILKLLIILTMIAALGYVSINGLKIGEYKVIPVKEGINLGLDLQGGVYVLLEAQENEGQTVTNEKMMGAVEVIRGRVDELGVAEPIIARQGEKRIRVELPGVKDTEKALSIIGQTASLRFVGPDKSVVLTGNDVKDARAIYGPNNEPMVSLKLNPEGKDKFAEATEKFLGQRIAIYLDERIISAPVVESVITAGEAVIEGLPNIDKAGELAMLIRAGALPVDLTIKEIRAVGPSLGADSLERSLNAGQIGLILVLLYMIAYYRLPGLIANFALILYIIIVLMIFVGLRATLTLPGVAGLILSIGMAVDANVIIFERIKEELKNGKTLRASIDSGFARAFRAILDANVTTLIAAGVLFYLGSGPIRGFAVTLSIGILVSMFTAIVVTKYMLKLLVNAKIATNIKLYGA; from the coding sequence GTGAATACTAAAAATATATTGAAACTGCTAATAATACTGACAATGATTGCAGCCCTTGGTTATGTTTCAATTAACGGGCTTAAAATAGGTGAATACAAGGTAATTCCTGTCAAAGAAGGGATTAATTTAGGTCTTGACCTCCAGGGGGGTGTATATGTCCTTTTAGAAGCCCAGGAAAATGAAGGGCAAACAGTAACTAATGAAAAGATGATGGGTGCAGTTGAGGTTATTAGGGGAAGGGTTGATGAATTAGGAGTTGCGGAACCGATAATTGCAAGACAAGGGGAAAAACGTATAAGAGTAGAATTGCCCGGTGTAAAGGATACCGAGAAGGCATTAAGTATTATTGGGCAGACGGCTTCTCTACGTTTTGTCGGTCCCGATAAAAGTGTAGTATTAACCGGAAACGATGTTAAGGATGCCAGGGCAATTTACGGGCCTAATAATGAGCCCATGGTTAGTTTGAAGCTTAATCCGGAAGGCAAAGATAAATTCGCTGAGGCAACCGAAAAATTCCTTGGACAACGGATAGCGATTTACCTAGATGAACGTATAATTTCAGCCCCTGTTGTTGAGAGTGTTATAACCGCGGGAGAGGCTGTAATTGAAGGGCTACCGAATATCGATAAAGCAGGTGAATTAGCTATGCTTATAAGGGCAGGGGCTTTACCTGTTGATCTGACTATTAAAGAGATAAGGGCTGTGGGACCAAGCCTCGGTGCTGATTCGCTGGAAAGAAGTTTAAATGCCGGTCAAATCGGACTTATTTTAGTCTTGCTTTACATGATCGCTTATTATAGATTGCCCGGATTAATAGCTAATTTTGCCCTCATTCTTTATATAATAATAGTTTTAATGATTTTTGTAGGATTAAGGGCAACCCTTACTTTGCCGGGTGTAGCTGGCCTTATTCTTTCAATAGGTATGGCCGTGGATGCAAATGTTATTATTTTTGAAAGAATAAAGGAAGAACTTAAGAACGGTAAGACATTAAGGGCCTCCATAGATTCAGGTTTTGCTAGGGCATTTAGAGCAATACTAGATGCTAATGTAACTACCCTTATAGCAGCAGGAGTTCTGTTTTATCTGGGTTCAGGCCCTATCAGGGGATTTGCTGTGACATTGAGTATAGGTATTCTGGTAAGCATGTTTACGGCTATAGTTGTAACAAAATATATGCTAAAGTTACTGGTCAATGCCAAAATAGCAACAAACATCAAATTATATGGGGCATAG
- the secF gene encoding protein translocase subunit SecF: MDFVGRRKVWFLISGILIISGIISILLTGMNVGIDFKGGTILHYDIGENFDNSQVRHILNQFDLKDNEVKKAGEDKQEVIIRTRVLSQSEKAEIFNAFKAKWPNTQSIRMEEVDPIIGGELRNAALVALVIAAIGMIIYITLRFEFKFAVTAIIAVLHDALVVLSFFALLKIPVNAPFVAAILTVIGYSINDTIVVYDRIRENLKLMHRASLENIVNSSIIQTLTRSINTSLTTLIVITILYILGGETIKDFALALIVGILAGTYSSIFIASPLWVMWKKTERGIL; this comes from the coding sequence ATGGATTTTGTCGGAAGGAGAAAAGTATGGTTTTTGATTTCCGGAATTTTAATAATATCAGGGATAATTTCAATCCTGCTAACAGGCATGAATGTTGGTATAGATTTTAAAGGCGGAACAATACTGCATTATGATATTGGAGAAAACTTCGACAATTCTCAGGTTCGACATATATTAAATCAGTTTGATTTAAAGGATAATGAAGTTAAGAAGGCTGGAGAAGATAAGCAGGAAGTAATAATTAGGACCAGGGTATTATCACAATCTGAAAAGGCTGAGATATTTAATGCTTTTAAGGCAAAGTGGCCTAATACCCAATCAATCAGGATGGAAGAGGTTGATCCTATAATCGGCGGAGAGTTAAGAAATGCGGCTTTAGTTGCTTTAGTTATAGCTGCAATCGGTATGATTATTTATATTACTTTAAGATTTGAATTTAAATTTGCTGTTACTGCAATAATTGCCGTTCTCCATGATGCCCTTGTTGTATTAAGTTTTTTTGCTCTGCTGAAGATACCTGTTAATGCCCCATTCGTGGCAGCTATATTAACTGTAATAGGTTATTCTATCAATGATACCATAGTGGTTTATGATAGGATTAGGGAAAACCTCAAACTTATGCACAGGGCTTCTTTAGAAAATATTGTTAATTCGAGTATAATTCAGACGTTAACCCGTTCCATTAACACATCTCTGACAACTTTGATAGTGATTACAATATTGTATATATTAGGTGGAGAGACCATAAAGGACTTTGCTCTGGCTTTAATAGTAGGTATTCTAGCGGGTACTTATTCGTCGATATTTATTGCCAGCCCATTATGGGTTATGTGGAAAAAAACTGAACGTGGTATTTTATAA
- a CDS encoding phasin family protein has product MLKELVLACLGAVSLTKEKTEEIISELIKRGEISKEEGNELIKNLVKKAEAQRDKLREKISEELEKALKNMNFATKSELEEIKHQIDELRKFISNLEEQNKKEQNESG; this is encoded by the coding sequence TTGTTAAAAGAATTAGTTCTTGCCTGTCTTGGTGCAGTTTCTCTTACCAAAGAGAAAACAGAAGAAATAATCAGTGAATTAATAAAAAGGGGAGAGATTTCTAAAGAAGAAGGCAATGAGTTAATAAAGAATCTGGTTAAAAAAGCTGAAGCTCAAAGGGATAAACTCAGAGAAAAAATAAGTGAAGAGCTTGAAAAGGCTCTGAAGAATATGAATTTCGCTACGAAATCGGAGCTAGAAGAAATAAAGCATCAGATAGATGAATTGAGAAAATTTATTAGTAATCTTGAGGAACAAAACAAAAAAGAACAAAACGAGTCAGGCTAG
- a CDS encoding cation diffusion facilitator family transporter — MKSDIDLGIRGAWLGIILNLGLTILKAIAGIFSNSKAMLADAFHSASDIIASTVVLFSLKISRKPADKCHPYGHGKAEAIAAKTVGIILIFAGINIINGSFSAIIKGSITPPGSFALWAAIISIIVKEGLFQYKYRVGNAIRSKALIANAWEHRSDAYSSIAALIGIAGAKLGYEFGYSKLILADSIAGIVVSIFVIKMGWNIIKEATDELMDKAIDREILDKIATVVREVNGVDELHEVRARFTGPKLLIDLKIGVDSEKTVKQGHDIATDVKRLIFEKIPNVEDVLVHVNPKRNLEKRS; from the coding sequence ATGAAAAGCGATATAGATTTAGGGATAAGAGGGGCTTGGTTAGGAATAATACTGAATTTAGGATTAACTATTTTAAAGGCTATTGCGGGCATTTTTTCAAATAGTAAGGCAATGCTAGCTGATGCCTTTCATTCAGCCTCAGATATAATTGCATCTACAGTTGTATTATTCAGCCTTAAAATTTCAAGAAAGCCCGCCGATAAATGTCATCCATATGGTCACGGTAAAGCAGAAGCTATAGCTGCAAAGACAGTGGGTATAATCCTAATTTTTGCAGGAATCAATATTATAAACGGTTCATTTTCGGCAATTATAAAAGGCTCAATAACTCCTCCTGGTTCTTTTGCTTTATGGGCAGCTATTATATCAATAATAGTTAAAGAAGGGCTTTTTCAATATAAATATCGGGTAGGGAATGCAATAAGGAGTAAGGCTTTAATTGCAAATGCATGGGAGCACCGTTCGGATGCTTATTCATCAATCGCAGCCCTTATAGGTATTGCAGGCGCGAAACTGGGTTATGAATTCGGTTATTCTAAATTAATCCTGGCCGATTCAATTGCAGGTATTGTTGTATCTATATTCGTGATCAAGATGGGCTGGAACATAATAAAGGAGGCTACTGACGAATTGATGGATAAGGCCATCGATAGGGAGATATTAGATAAGATTGCTACAGTTGTCAGAGAAGTAAATGGGGTAGATGAACTTCATGAAGTTAGAGCAAGATTCACAGGGCCTAAGCTTTTAATTGACCTTAAAATAGGCGTAGATAGTGAAAAAACAGTAAAACAGGGCCATGATATTGCAACAGATGTAAAAAGGTTGATATTTGAGAAAATACCAAATGTAGAAGATGTTTTGGTTCATGTAAATCCAAAGCGAAATTTAGAAAAAAGAAGCTGA
- a CDS encoding ATP-binding protein, with protein MKNYLQLIHHPGNTALFKSLQMSIISIKHNNPLHIHAQGLRGTGKTTIIRATRELLPKILRIKECPYNCHPKKPLCPEHKGLSEDEIKEIGIELIDMPFLEISHSAKIGTVVGTIDLEKISDKNNPIASLLPGSLPRANRGIVFIDEINRLADTSPELVDVLLDVMGTKPGRIQIEETGLKTVEIPINVCIWAASNPDEEPGPLEDIRKQLSDRFDLVIDVERPKDPRIVKDIISIGFKNGKRQSYVKREYPFYKEIKEMCNIYREIAIPDEILKILASIYVDFNIESIRGIESLLTGAKLYSALNKRKTVTFEDIYFSAPLALRHRVDINTLTNVMKFLDKLLKETNMFDKTNENQTEHSNKFLNLDSNQKQKRNKEKKNKEEKRSSPTYPNKSRLISFLQTIKKACELLLKAVTDKRRSKTSINKNKTSNTTGSSSIADPSKIDIESPYKKAMPIKSIDVSNIVKTEEDLNELSRTIRLSRKLN; from the coding sequence TTGAAAAATTACTTACAATTAATTCATCACCCGGGGAACACAGCCTTATTCAAATCATTGCAGATGTCGATAATTTCAATAAAACACAACAACCCCTTACACATTCATGCCCAAGGGCTTAGGGGTACAGGAAAGACCACAATAATAAGGGCAACCCGGGAGCTGCTTCCGAAAATTTTAAGGATAAAGGAGTGTCCGTATAATTGTCACCCTAAAAAACCATTATGCCCGGAACATAAAGGGCTATCAGAGGACGAAATAAAGGAAATAGGTATTGAGCTAATAGATATGCCTTTTTTAGAAATTTCGCATTCAGCAAAAATTGGTACGGTTGTAGGAACTATAGATTTAGAAAAAATATCAGATAAAAATAATCCTATAGCCAGCTTATTGCCCGGGAGCTTGCCAAGGGCAAATAGGGGGATTGTATTTATTGATGAAATAAACCGTTTAGCTGATACATCTCCTGAACTGGTTGATGTGCTCCTTGATGTGATGGGTACAAAACCCGGCAGGATTCAAATCGAAGAGACGGGGCTCAAAACAGTAGAAATCCCTATAAATGTTTGTATTTGGGCAGCGTCCAATCCTGATGAAGAACCCGGCCCTCTTGAGGATATAAGAAAACAGCTATCTGATCGCTTCGATTTAGTTATCGATGTGGAAAGACCGAAAGACCCCCGTATAGTAAAAGATATAATATCCATCGGGTTTAAAAATGGGAAGAGGCAGAGTTATGTTAAAAGAGAATATCCTTTTTATAAAGAAATAAAAGAAATGTGCAATATTTATAGAGAAATTGCTATTCCAGATGAAATATTAAAGATATTGGCATCAATATATGTAGATTTTAATATTGAAAGCATAAGGGGAATTGAATCATTATTGACGGGGGCAAAGCTATATTCAGCGTTGAATAAAAGAAAAACTGTAACCTTTGAGGATATATATTTTTCAGCACCCCTAGCCCTTAGACACCGGGTAGATATTAATACACTAACTAACGTAATGAAATTTTTGGATAAATTATTAAAAGAAACTAATATGTTCGATAAAACTAATGAAAACCAGACTGAGCATTCAAATAAATTTTTAAATTTAGACAGCAACCAAAAACAGAAAAGGAATAAAGAAAAAAAGAATAAAGAAGAAAAAAGAAGTAGCCCCACATATCCCAATAAATCCCGTCTTATATCGTTTTTACAAACGATTAAAAAAGCCTGTGAACTTTTACTAAAAGCTGTTACAGATAAAAGGAGAAGCAAAACATCGATAAACAAAAATAAAACCTCAAATACTACTGGTTCGTCTTCTATAGCTGATCCAAGTAAAATAGATATCGAGTCACCGTATAAAAAAGCCATGCCTATTAAAAGTATTGATGTATCCAACATTGTAAAAACCGAGGAGGATTTAAATGAACTCAGTAGAACTATCAGGCTATCCAGGAAGCTTAATTGA
- a CDS encoding vWA domain-containing protein, with protein MNSVELSGYPGSLIEKIRINLNKNRGLRIGETTVASKNVHTVDVNTPEIIMICTDADAGQVFYARDNPGEIIHMDVFHELGVVDHRLIALKIKEEFRKRSRLLNTVGEGVLNYVDVQTGSGGGRITGTLNYGKKESLRKAHLNHVHITTRYHEENVFFLLFLVEVVEEEIIRQGKEIRKIERIIHTKGNGKNKADLSPYSSDTDSLLKQDRKGLNEEISKHIKRELAVELTQKFGSSQDALQILDKMSSASEDLELYTELHRKYRNYQDILNTLFEKRIIEKNGRQIRLTDEGKDIKEYIKFHAKEIQLHINRFLKKIPLEPSFYYTTNFSSNRPGGKKKLKNLSVSKLDRGEWLKEIAVPETILSAIKRTEMNNLNFYIKREDIQEKKPYLTKSIDICLVIDSSASMTGERIKSAKFLAEYLVCNNKDRVSVITFQEKEVNVIVPFTRNFNVIQKNLSKIDSCGLTPLALAISKSVEYLENNKKRNPLMILITDGIPTVPLWSSDPVLDSIRAAEAISKKRIHFSCIGLQPNKRYLEKIAEKGKGSVYIVDELKKDILIYIANQERKAH; from the coding sequence ATGAACTCAGTAGAACTATCAGGCTATCCAGGAAGCTTAATTGAAAAAATTAGAATTAATTTAAATAAAAATAGGGGTTTAAGGATTGGCGAAACAACTGTTGCTAGTAAAAATGTCCACACCGTAGATGTAAATACACCTGAGATAATAATGATATGTACAGATGCAGACGCAGGTCAGGTCTTTTATGCAAGGGATAATCCCGGAGAGATTATTCATATGGATGTATTCCATGAACTCGGAGTAGTTGACCACAGGTTAATAGCCCTTAAAATCAAAGAAGAATTCAGAAAAAGAAGCAGACTATTAAATACCGTAGGGGAAGGTGTATTGAATTATGTAGATGTACAGACAGGTTCAGGTGGGGGCAGGATAACCGGAACATTAAATTATGGGAAAAAAGAATCTTTAAGAAAAGCCCATTTGAACCATGTTCATATAACAACGAGATATCATGAAGAAAATGTTTTTTTTCTGTTATTTCTAGTTGAAGTTGTTGAAGAGGAAATTATAAGACAGGGAAAAGAGATCAGAAAGATTGAGAGAATAATTCATACTAAAGGAAATGGGAAAAATAAAGCAGACCTGTCACCTTATTCTTCGGACACAGATTCACTATTGAAACAGGATAGGAAAGGATTAAATGAGGAAATCAGCAAACATATAAAAAGAGAACTGGCAGTAGAACTAACACAGAAATTCGGTTCATCTCAAGATGCATTACAGATTTTGGATAAAATGAGTTCGGCATCGGAGGATTTGGAGCTGTATACTGAACTACACAGAAAATACAGAAATTATCAGGATATCCTAAATACCCTTTTTGAAAAAAGAATAATCGAAAAAAACGGAAGACAAATTAGGTTAACAGATGAAGGAAAGGATATAAAGGAATATATAAAATTCCATGCGAAAGAAATACAATTGCATATAAACAGATTTCTAAAAAAAATCCCTCTAGAACCTTCCTTTTATTATACTACTAATTTTTCGTCAAACAGACCGGGTGGTAAAAAGAAATTAAAAAACTTATCAGTATCGAAATTAGACCGGGGTGAATGGCTAAAAGAGATTGCAGTTCCTGAGACTATCCTGTCAGCTATAAAACGAACTGAGATGAATAATTTAAATTTTTATATAAAGAGGGAAGATATTCAAGAAAAAAAACCATATTTAACTAAGTCTATTGATATCTGTCTCGTTATAGATTCAAGTGCAAGTATGACAGGGGAAAGGATAAAAAGTGCCAAATTTTTGGCTGAATATCTTGTATGTAACAACAAAGACAGGGTGAGTGTAATTACCTTTCAAGAAAAAGAAGTTAACGTTATAGTTCCTTTTACAAGGAATTTCAATGTCATTCAGAAAAACCTGTCAAAAATAGATTCGTGTGGTCTAACGCCACTAGCTCTGGCTATAAGTAAAAGTGTGGAATACTTAGAAAATAACAAAAAAAGGAATCCCCTTATGATTCTAATAACAGATGGAATACCGACGGTACCATTATGGTCATCAGATCCGGTATTGGATTCTATCAGAGCTGCTGAAGCTATTTCTAAGAAACGAATCCATTTTAGCTGTATCGGTCTTCAGCCGAATAAAAGATATTTAGAGAAAATTGCAGAAAAAGGGAAAGGAAGTGTTTATATAGTAGATGAATTAAAAAAAGATATATTAATCTATATAGCGAATCAAGAGAGAAAGGCTCATTAA
- a CDS encoding LapA family protein, with protein MVFGLIFALLVAIFAISNSEEVIIKFPWGGYPVSQAIVILGSTAFGAVTVMLLGLFRQLKSSIKYWESSNKIKKLEKQVKDLQDKIKDYEKREIELNNEIEKYKVKLDEFEKKSISTAANIAKGHEEVKEEINKVNEENKND; from the coding sequence TTGGTTTTTGGTTTAATATTTGCTTTGTTAGTAGCAATTTTTGCTATTTCAAATTCTGAAGAGGTTATAATTAAGTTCCCTTGGGGTGGTTATCCGGTTTCTCAGGCCATAGTGATTTTAGGTTCAACGGCATTTGGAGCTGTTACGGTTATGTTGCTGGGGTTATTCAGACAGCTGAAGTCGAGTATTAAATACTGGGAATCCAGTAATAAAATAAAGAAATTAGAAAAACAAGTTAAGGATTTACAAGATAAAATTAAAGATTATGAAAAAAGAGAGATTGAATTGAATAATGAAATTGAAAAATATAAAGTTAAGCTGGATGAATTTGAAAAAAAATCGATTTCTACAGCCGCTAATATAGCTAAAGGCCATGAAGAAGTAAAGGAAGAAATAAATAAAGTAAATGAAGAAAATAAAAACGACTAG
- a CDS encoding IS1634 family transposase: MFLAKNYSKKTGRTYLLIMHNYRDKEGKTKHKVIKSLGYLDELEKIYDDPIAHFTQVAKQMDAERKKNKQLVITIDADSQVDRNVQNRKNFGHVVFSKVYHELELDRFFNNKQRHENFKFNSNSIMKVLLFARLLYPCSKKATVEIKDRFFDKADFTLDDVYNCLTHFNKIEKDAQKFIHEQIVKQYDRKTDLVYYDVTNYYFEIDKEDDFRRKGACKEHRPDPIVQMGLAVDRLGIPISYQLFQGNTHDSQTLMPVLKDIKKQFKTKKIIVVADKGLHSGDNIAFNTILGDGYIYSKSVRAASSDFKSYVLDDEGYTWIGNDYKRKSRIIPTEINVTVGTYKNGKKKKKKVLIDQKQVIFYSHKYAERARRQREAVIAKAVDLIKNPSKYQKATSYGAANYVANIEFDKVTGEVLDTGKKLFLDEEKIKQDELLDGYYAIVTSELDESDDRIIELYRDLWRIEESFKITKSNLDARPVYLTRKDHINAHFLICFIALIIARIVELRLGNKYSIEKILNTLRLVSCSHIDANHYLFDYADEVTDDINDVFDLNIGKKVMTLGEIKKVFASVKKK; this comes from the coding sequence ATGTTTTTAGCCAAAAATTATTCCAAAAAAACCGGCAGAACATATTTGCTAATAATGCATAACTATCGTGATAAAGAAGGAAAAACCAAGCATAAGGTTATTAAATCTTTGGGCTACCTTGATGAACTTGAAAAAATATACGATGACCCAATAGCACATTTCACTCAAGTTGCAAAACAAATGGATGCTGAACGCAAGAAAAATAAACAGCTTGTAATTACTATTGATGCCGATAGTCAAGTAGATCGAAACGTTCAAAATAGAAAAAACTTTGGACATGTTGTATTCAGTAAGGTTTACCATGAATTAGAACTTGATAGATTTTTTAATAACAAGCAAAGGCACGAAAACTTTAAATTTAATTCAAACAGCATAATGAAAGTTTTACTTTTTGCAAGACTTCTCTATCCTTGCTCCAAAAAAGCAACGGTTGAGATTAAAGACCGGTTTTTTGATAAGGCAGATTTTACATTGGATGATGTATATAATTGTTTAACACATTTTAATAAGATTGAAAAAGATGCACAAAAATTTATTCATGAGCAGATTGTAAAGCAGTATGATAGGAAGACTGATCTTGTATATTACGATGTAACAAATTATTACTTTGAAATAGACAAAGAGGATGATTTTAGAAGAAAAGGCGCTTGCAAAGAACATCGCCCTGATCCTATTGTACAGATGGGGCTTGCGGTAGATAGGCTAGGAATTCCCATTTCTTATCAACTTTTCCAAGGGAATACCCATGATTCGCAAACACTAATGCCTGTTTTAAAAGATATTAAAAAGCAATTTAAAACAAAAAAAATTATAGTTGTTGCAGATAAAGGACTTCATAGTGGTGATAATATTGCTTTTAATACTATTTTAGGTGATGGATACATATACAGTAAAAGTGTAAGAGCTGCTAGCAGTGATTTTAAATCTTATGTGCTTGATGATGAAGGTTATACATGGATAGGTAATGACTATAAAAGGAAATCAAGAATCATCCCTACTGAAATTAATGTGACTGTGGGTACATATAAAAATGGTAAAAAGAAAAAGAAGAAAGTTCTAATAGACCAAAAGCAGGTTATCTTTTATAGTCATAAATATGCTGAGCGTGCTAGAAGGCAAAGAGAAGCTGTTATTGCTAAGGCAGTTGACCTTATAAAAAACCCCTCTAAATATCAAAAAGCTACTTCTTATGGTGCTGCTAACTATGTTGCTAATATTGAGTTTGATAAAGTTACAGGAGAAGTATTAGATACGGGGAAAAAGTTATTTTTAGACGAAGAAAAGATAAAGCAAGATGAACTATTAGATGGGTATTACGCTATAGTTACAAGTGAACTCGATGAGTCAGATGATCGTATTATTGAACTATATAGGGACCTTTGGAGGATAGAGGAGTCTTTTAAAATAACCAAAAGCAACTTAGATGCAAGGCCGGTCTACCTTACTAGAAAGGATCACATTAATGCACATTTTTTAATCTGTTTTATAGCCTTAATAATTGCAAGAATCGTTGAACTCAGGCTTGGCAATAAATACTCAATTGAAAAAATCCTTAATACCTTGCGTCTAGTCTCTTGCAGCCATATAGATGCAAACCACTATCTTTTTGATTATGCAGATGAGGTTACTGATGATATAAATGATGTCTTTGACCTTAATATTGGTAAAAAAGTTATGACTCTCGGTGAAATAAAAAAAGTTTTTGCTAGTGTAAAAAAGAAGTAA